The genomic stretch cgttgaccttgaagccATAGGCATTTGTGTAACCATCATGGTTTgctttcttgtcatattgccaagggtgaccaagtagcatgtggcacaccgtcataggTACTACATCACACTCAATGGTGTCTTCATATGTGTCGATCTTGAAGGATATTGTGACGGTGTGTTGGATCTTcacatttccattgtcacttagccatgGTACATGGTAAGGATGGGGATGTTTCCGGAGCGggaggttgagcttggagcatagttcggtgcttgcaaggttgtggcaacttcctctatcgatgatggccttgattgacttgccattgattccggctcttgtttggaagatgttgcatctttggtattcattggggagtgcatgggttgtcaagactttggtcaccacaagtgatgggcttgcatcatgcacacataggatttgCTCTTGATCTTCCAATGCATCATCTTCAAGATTGGTTGCGGCTTGCACTaaagcttcatattcaccttcacttaagtactccacatctccatcatcccgagttatcataactcttgtgttcttgcattcaaaggatttatgtccttgggcaccacacttgaagcaagtgatgttactagatcccatggaagctttggaggacatagttgattgctccggcttgaagcttgttgtcttgatggcacttcccgtttgcttgggaggatccttggaggcCCTAGCACTTGTATTCTTTGTGCTTGATGAAGCATTCGTTGAatttcttgcggcgaagaaggTCTTTGAATTTGCACTTTCtaagtcttctcgcacttggcgctcggcccttgtagcttgatgaagtaacTTAACCATGTTCGTGTAAGGCAAGAATTCCACTATCCTCTCGACGGggatgttcaatccattcaagaaccTTGCCATTGTTTGttcttctcgctcatccacattaGCACCCATCATGGttatgtgcatctccttgtagtattcctcaacggacttgaaACATTGCTTTAGTTGGGTGAGCTTGTTGACTAGGTCACGTTTGTGGTGAGAGGGCACAAAGCGAGTGTTCATCACTTCTTtcatctcttcccatgtgtcaatgggttCAAGAAGGTTGGCTTCACGTTTGTCATTGAGTTCATCCCACCATACACTTGCATAATCTTCAAACTCTAAATGTgtcatggccactttcttggcattGGAGTAGTTGtgaatgcggaagatcttgtctaCTTTGCGGACCCATGATAAGTATGCTtcggggtcttcttctccttggaacttgggcatggtgaactttagATTCCCAAAGATTTATTCCTCATCACGGACATTGTGTCaatgtagtggtcttgcattctcTTGATCCTCATTATGGTTGCGAGGTTGTTGATGACGATTCTCATCTCATTGCGGTGATTTGGATGAGGAGGACGCCTTCCATGTGGTGGCCGAGGGTCTGGTatcacactagcttcacttggggATTCGTCTTCATTGTGGTGACTTGCTTCACCTTGATGGGCATTTGGTCCTTTACGAGCTCGATGATTGAAAGGATTGTGTCTTCTATTTTCCATGTTGTTCATTCTTGCGCCATTATCTTGAGGAGCATCAATATTGATGATTTGGCGTTCTTGATTCACTTCTTGTTCGGCGTCATTTTGTGGTTGCCTTTGAGCATTGACCACTTGAGCTTGACGAGGTTGCTCTTGTTGTTGACGTGCCTCTTGCTCATGGCGAAGACGTTCTTACTCATGTGCACGAAGGAGATATTGATCATGACAAAGAAATTGTTGTTCTTCTGGGAATTGAGCTTCACGATTTTCTTGTTGTAGCCTCTCTTGTTCAAGTTGAACACGTGTTGGCtccgcatcttgagcttgttgttgaaGTACTTGAGCATACACATTATGGTGGTGTGGGTCTTCATTAGAGGCATGATGAGATGGAGACAGATCTCGATGCCTTGAACTATGAGCGCGATGACCTTGAGTGTTGGCTTCGGTTGTTGGCGATGTTGGCGATAGCTTGTTCAAGGCGTGCCGGCCTTTCTTCTTGTCTTCTCATGCTCGCCAtgttttgttgaccttgagtagcGAGTGTAGCCTTCAAATCGTGGCCTggtgcatcaatcttatcatggaGGTCTTGCACTTGGACATTGGGGTCTCTTCTTTGCACTCGAGATCGTTCTTCATAGCGTAAGAAGGTCTCGTCCATCCTTCCCGTGAGGTCATGGATACTCTTGTTGAtggcttgagtagctatccaatgttggtgccgtCTCATCGGCAATTGGTTCccctctccactagacatggttacaaactaaaaaaagaactatgttgtggggggggggggtagaggAAACCTCACAAGTAAGTCAAAGACTCACAACAAAATTGGAAAGGTGTGTCAAGCTGAGGAAAAACCGGTTACACACGTAAAAacgcacgcaaaaggctaagaactctatatggtgttaggtatgggtgtggaagccaaatggaagaaccaaacaaaatgtctattgtcaaaagtgggtaaatCCAAAGGTCAcaagtcaaaagcggtgatcacaaaaggcatacacaatgTGGAACACACGCacgggacaaaatggggttagcgcgaccaaggaaaatgagcacgaacaaaattggtcctaacgaagactactagctcggtgtcacgctaacacaagagagaccgtggcttggttgcaaaattgagaagcaacaagatttgcgcaagacgcctctcttctcttttctctcttttgcttataagcttaggACTCTTTTGTATATATGTGTCACTCACacacttcttttttctttttgtatttttctttctttttctcactatgtaaggatactactatctatgtaagtatgtcacacttcttttgcttatcttttgacaacaagcttgcttcgtagctttgctcacacacgcacaccctcacggtcgggacacTTGCGCAATGCTTCagaacactagaaagccactctagATGGGAAAGGTACGCAAAGGAAGCTAGGGCTACAAGTTAAagagcaagttataccacttgatgatggtggtcGACAATGATCTCGAACTTGCGATGGTGGTGGAAAgtgtcaaatgaaccgcttggatcctcggggtgccgtcgtTGTTGTCGATGTTGCGAAAGCTTGTGGTAGCTAAAGTGGCACTCaaaaccgaagtccaaacacaaaaAGGCAGTACCAAAATGAAAAACAAAGTTAGCTGTCAAAATTTTGGACGGGCGGAACTTTCGTTGTCTGGGGGTGGTACTTCCGGTCCGGGCGGAACTTCTAGTCCGGGAGGAACTTCCGGTCCTGTCGGGCGAAACTTCCGGTCTCAACAGATCTACGGGCTGTTCatcgatttgggcggaaatccggtCCAAAATCCTTCAAATTCGTGGAAAATATGGCACTAAaagctgtgggaaggtgggggagTTGTAGATTAACACCAAGGACAAGTTTCTATTGAAACAAAATCACCAAGAACTCAACAAATTgcgagatccaaccaaggccaatttggggctacTTTTTgggattttttaaattttctcaagAATTTTTTGAGGGATAtcggggtcaaatccgtggcaaccaaggatctcttgataccatatgataagggtTGAACCTtaggggaggcccgatcttcacGAATTTGGAGACGGggtgaggaacacgaagaacacgggtgGAAAGCGGAGGGGATCGAGGATATaaacgcaacacacacacacacacacaaccggttgttcttcgttggcccgatacaccaacccaataGAATTGTAAGGCAAATACCGACAAGTagtagaatccctcacaaaagattggcaagcaattggtagagttccaaagaggaaaagagtgcaaatagatagaattgcaagaagcaaaagatccacaaacactagaattcctagaatggaagagaccAATTCCTCAGAAGATCCTTGATAACTTCATAGATTGACTGATGAAAATATGTCAGGTTTAAGGTTTtagctgcagctatgcatacatatatataattgaagcacgtatgtgtaacaaataaaatagagataatagatttgtgagtagcacatccgaAAATACTCTTTCcactaaagccagaggtgacaatagcctaatggtccaaccacTGTACTTATAGTCGCAAGCAACAATAGTTATTAAGTAAAGTAATACAGACCAAAGCCTTAAACTGGATGATTGTGCCAtaatcccgaatgaatcactaaacatgtaccgttactttcccctttttGTCACTGAGGTTTCACGGTAGCACACCATTCTCCACTCATCCTACCACTTCCCTTGATCGAATAGAATGATATGGATACCTGCAGATCACCGAGACGAGGCAAAGAGATaatgatacaagattgcaaaactcctattcaatccttacacatataataagattagacgcacataaacgctgcgaggattcaTCCCAACCCGCATCCCGTGAGgaatactcacacataatatcaagatccatacaaagatagaaattatgtgcaaaatacttagattgaaatcacaatattcttacaatggtcgccaattctcaaggagatctctattacaatggtgatggctgtgGACATGGATGGAAGATGGGATGGATGAACTATGTTGGTGGATCTCCTCCGGTGTGGTGCAGATGGATCTGATGGgtggcggctctgtttggcgacgaatgacTCTCTTTTTAGCATCGGTCCCTTCATGAAACTTATAGGGTTTAACCTCGGGCATGCAGCGACACACGGTACGGGCGCACGGTATGGGTGGGGCTTTCCCGTACCAATGCCCATTAAAGCCCCTGGAACCACCTCTTCGAGCatagtcaactttgccatgctcctgacgcgatttacttcagtaattgcaggtccatttgtcattatgacgtgatttcccgcacatcatccaaaaatagaagagattgcacatcatTGCATTAATTAGTCATTATTGGCAGGTTGAGAGgtgaacttagtcaatttcttgacttagctaagggtttaaactCGAGAAAAAGTGGCGTATTTCGCAGCCATCATCTATGAACTATGTATTGTTTTAATCAATGTTTGTCTACATATTTGCACTACATCACACATATTTGATATATTGTTTGAGCCAAATTTTAGATATAGGAACCTAAGAGGATCTCCAACATACGCGCTAAATCGCGCCCGCGCTGTAAACCCGACTTTTTTTTGTATGCGGGCATCGCCAATAAGCGCTCGAACAAACGCTGAATAATAGTGCGCGCGGTAAATAGTTTTCAGCGTGCGAGATATTGCGGCTCCGCACGCGGCACTGCGCACGGTAAAAGAAGAGACAGCGCGTGAAAGCCAACCGCCGTTCCAGTTCCCCTCCCGCGCTCTTGATTTCGCCTCCTCTCGCATCGGCGCCGGCAATTTACCTGCGATAGATGGCCGCTTCATCCCTCCTGCACCAAATCTCGCTACCGCCGACACCGATGGTTCCATTCCATCGGCCTCATCCTTCCTCGCCTCGGCGATGGAAAACCCTAGCGCCGGGCTAGTGCGGAACCTGTTCGTCGCGCCGCGGCTGAACGCGGCGACCGGAACAGCTGCGCAAGCGCCACCGCCACAGGGGTTTGTCGGACCGGGATCGTATGCGCCCGACCTGCCTGAGAAAGTGACCGCAAGGTATAAATCAAAATACTTTTACTTGTAGTTGTATATGAGATAGATGAGTAGCAATTGATAGAAATATTTCAATGTGATTGAGACATGAATGTTGCTTGCAATTACTTTGCAGAAAAAGGGGAAGGTCGGCCAACTAcaccgccgaagaagatgttttgcTTTGCTGAACATGGTGCAAGGTGGGCATGGATCCAACCACCAGCATGGATAAAACTAAAGATACACAGGGGCGGAGCTCCCAGTAGGGCAAGGTAGGGCagccgccctaccttgatttttgatgaatactgttagatgcgcgtgttttttctgaaaattttgagtggTCATACATCGAAAACGGACTCCGTATGGGAAAGTTATGCGTGTTTCAGTAAAACACTGCGCAAAATCGATTACAGGCCAAAAACATAGACTATTTTTACCTCCAAATATAAACTCGTATTCTAGATTCAATGTGAATAATATTTCTTGTATTACAGAGATTTATCATTGAATGTACCCTAGTATATACAAGATAAACTAGAGTTATTCATTATACATACTTGTAGATTTGAAGATTTTTAGATGTTTTAAAGACAAGTAATACTTTCTCCAACCACGTTATTACTCCATTAAGATGACATAGGGTTTACCCGTGACGACATCAATAATTGAAACGAATTTTCTAGCAACAAAAATAATCAAAATCGAGTAGCGCATCGAATGAGGGATAATCAAACGTCTTGATTATTTGAATTACATCATATTTTTTAAGAAGATGTAAAGCTTTGTCGTTGAGTTAGCATTATTCTTATGTTTTTTAGGTTATACTTATaatcaaatattttttattttcactgTATTGAGATAATACTACTTTTTAGGACTATTTGATATTTGCATCATTCAAAGTTCGTCCTACCTTAGATTTttttcgtccttcgccactgaAGATACATATTGGATAAGGATCACAGAGTTTTACAACAAAACTTGCAGCTGGGGATGCGAGCGCACCGATAGATCTATTTGCTCTCGGTGGTCAACTATCAACACCGATTGTTCTAAGTGGTCGGCGGTGTTGACCTTGGTTGATAGAATGAACGCAAGTGGCATTGATGACAAAGATAGGGTAAGTTGTACTAATATGGGTATATTCTTAGTGACATTACCATGCATGTTTGTTCTTATTTGTGCTCTCATTTGTTCATGTAAAACGATATTGCCCAAAATTTGTTCAAGGGAGATCCTAAGAAAAACAAGAAGGGCAAGTCGGTTGAAGGGAAGCTATTTGTAAACTGATTTTAGCGCGTGACTTTATTGTGCGGCTGTTGGAGATATACATATTGGACATGGATCACGGACTTGTACAACAAAACTTGCAGCTGGGGATGCGAGCGCACCGATGGATCTCTTTGCTCTTGGTGGTCAACTATCAACACCAATTGTTCTAAGTGGTCGGCGGTGTTGACCTTGGTTGATAGAATGAACGCAAGTGACATTGATGACAAAGATAGGATAAGTTGTACTAATATGTGTATATTCTTAGTGACATTACCATGCATGTTTGTTCTTATTTGTGCTCTCATTCTGTTCATGTAAAATGACATTGCCCAAAATTTGTTCAAGGGAGATCCTAAGAAAAATAAGAAGGGCAAGTTGGTTGAAGGGAAGCCATTTGTAAACTGATTTTAGCGCTTGACTTTATCGTGCGCCTTTTGGAGATGCAGTAAGAATGAAAGTTTGGCTATAAAGTGCATTTTTTTTAAGGAGCAAATTAGCTCGTCTAAAGAATAGAGTGGGCTTTAATCTCCTAAACTATAGAGCtttcggctagagatgctctagcaCCGGCTCGAAAATTTGgaacccaaacaaaatttcgttcCTGTGCGGGCCCGCACAGCAATTTGGCTGGGGCCTATGTGCATGACTGCGTTGGTTCGCTGTGGAGTGTTCCTGCTGGAGGCGCACCTCCGATTCTCCGAAGCTGCTCGATCGGTCGCAATATCCCGGATTTTCCCTGGCTCTCGGCGAAGTGGACACCACCGGGCAATGGCCACGTCGTCGACGCTGAGCCAGACACAGCGGTACGCGGCGGGTGCGCTcctcgcgctcgcgctccgccaggCGCAGATCCACCAGCGCGTCCTCCTCGGCTCCCACGGCCTCGACGAGGACCCTGACCTTGACACCGCCGTCGTCTGCAGCGCCGACCCCGACGGCCGCGACCTCTGGACCCACGACTCCCGTGGCCTCCTCTTCCCCGTCCTCAGGTCAGGTGGCCCCTCCCTCCGCCCACATTCCGACATGCGTGCGTGCTCCGCCTCCTGATATCTTGATCCGGCGTACGTGGCATGCTTTCTCAGGTTCCTCGAGATCGACCCCAAGGCATGGCCGGGCGtggagaagacggcggcgacctcCGATCCCAAGCACCACATTGGAGCCGTACGTTTTGCTAACAACACCGCATCCCCCGTCTTGAATTGAGTTCCACCCCCATTTCGACGTATCGTGTGATGTATATGGCGCAGTTTCTCCGGAAAGTCTTcgaggacgaagacgacggcgAGAAGGCCGCCGCCGACAGGTCCGACCTCGAGTTCGCGCTCGCCAAAGCCGTCGACGCCATGGCGATGGGCCTGGAGAACGACGTTGCGCCGGGAGACCTGTTCAAACAGCAGGTGTTCGGTGAGTGCTCCAACAAAGACGAACAAGAGGACGACGAAGGGTCGCCCAGCGGCGGCCGCTCCTCCAAAGACTACCGGAAGATGGCGGTGCTGTACATGCTCCTCTCCGCCTGCGTGGCGGACGTGAACATGGCCGAGGACGGCACGGGGTCGCCCCGCATCAGGAAGGGCTACGACGCCCGCCACCGCGTCGCGCTCCGGCTGATCGCGGCGTGGCTCGACGTCAAGTGGATCAAGATGGTACATAACATCTCCGTGTCTCGATCTCTAGTGCAAAACGAAATGGCATGCGAGCTCCTACCGTGCTAAATCTGTCTCTTGCCGTCGAACACCTTTGGCATTGTAGGAAGCTATCGAGATAATGGTTGCTTGCTCTGCTATGGCTGCAGCGAAAGTGGAAGAGCAATCGCGTGAATGTGTGTCGCCCAGGAGCAGGTGGCAGAGCTGGAAGCGTGGAGGGATCATCGGCGCCGCGGCCTTGACCGGAGGGACCCTCATGGCCATCTCCGGCGGTAAATGATATGTGAAATGGTGTCAAAATCTCGATGAGACTTCTCTACCATCTGCTGAATCAGTTAGCTGGATCTTCTACAGGTCTTGCTGCTCCAGCGATTGCTGCAGGGTTTAGTGCTCTGGTTCCAACGTTGCACGCACTTGTCCCTGTTATAGGGGCTAGTGGATTTGCTGCTATGGCTACCGCTGCTGGACATACTGCTGGTTCTGTAGCAGTTGCTGCATCATTTGGAGGTGAGCCTGAATATTCCGAATGATATTTCAGTGAGGCATTTCACATTTTAG from Lolium rigidum isolate FL_2022 chromosome 4, APGP_CSIRO_Lrig_0.1, whole genome shotgun sequence encodes the following:
- the LOC124649191 gene encoding transmembrane and coiled-coil domain-containing protein 4-like, which encodes MATSSTLSQTQRYAAGALLALALRQAQIHQRVLLGSHGLDEDPDLDTAVVCSADPDGRDLWTHDSRGLLFPVLRFLEIDPKAWPGVEKTAATSDPKHHIGAFLRKVFEDEDDGEKAAADRSDLEFALAKAVDAMAMGLENDVAPGDLFKQQVFGECSNKDEQEDDEGSPSGGRSSKDYRKMAVLYMLLSACVADVNMAEDGTGSPRIRKGYDARHRVALRLIAAWLDVKWIKMEAIEIMVACSAMAAAKVEEQSRECVSPRSRWQSWKRGGIIGAAALTGGTLMAISGGLAAPAIAAGFSALVPTLHALVPVIGASGFAAMATAAGHTAGSVAVAASFGAAGAGLTGSKMAKRIGDVKEFEFKTIGENHNQGRLAVCIMVSGFAFNDDDFLKPWEGWKTNLERYILQWETKHIIALSTAIQDFLASRVALELVREGAMQTVLSGIISAFAWPATIITAAEFIDSKWSIAIDRTDKVGKMLADVLLKGLQGSRPVTLIGFSLGARVVFKCLEELALSGNNEGIVERAVLIGAPVSVNDELWAPARKMVAGRLVNVYSTNDWILGVTFRASLLTQGLAGIQAIQVPGVENVDVSDLVVGHSSYLGLMQQILEQLELNTYYPVFSPSTPRSK